A section of the Larus michahellis chromosome 1, bLarMic1.1, whole genome shotgun sequence genome encodes:
- the DMC1 gene encoding meiotic recombination protein DMC1/LIM15 homolog isoform X3 gives MPSIFAQKHSAILRRFQVAAAEILWILGAPTQQQQEDPPLNRRILFIPQAFSRAMEDQVVQEEPGYQDDEESFFQDIDLLQKHGINVADIKKLKSVGICTIKGIQMTTRRALCNVKGLSEAKVDKIKEAANKLIEPGFLTAFEYSEKRKMVFHITTGSQEFDKLLGGGIESMAITEAFGEFRTGKTQLSHTLCVTAQLPGPNGYTGGKIIFIDTENTFRPDRLRDIADRFNVDHDAVLDNVLYARAYTSEHQMELLDYVAAKFHEEAGIFKLLIIDSIMALFRVDFSGRGELAERQQKLAQMLSRLQKISEEYNVAVFVTNQMTADPGATMTFQADPKKPIGGHILAHASTTRISLRKGRGELRIAKIYDSPEMPENEATFAITTGGIGDAKE, from the exons ATGCCCAGCATCTTTGCCCAGAAGCATTCTGCAATTCTGAGAAGATTTCAG GTGGCGGCAGCTGAAATCCTCTGGATCCTTGGTGCGCCGACACAGCAGCAACAGGAGGACCCTCCACTGAACAGGAGGATTTTGTTCATCCCTCAGGCTTTTAGTAGG GCCATGGAGGATCAAGTAGTCCAAGAAGAACCAGGATACCAGGATGATGAG gAATCCTTTTTTCAGGACATTGACCTGCTACAGAAGCACGGAATT AACGTAGCAGATATTAAAAAACTGAAGTCAGTTGGGATCTGCACTATCAAGGGAATCCAGATGACCACAAGACGGGCACTGTGCAATGTAAAAGGGCTTTCAGAAGCCAAAGTGGACAAGattaaagaagcagcaaacaagCTCATT GAACCAGGCTTCCTCACCGCCTTTGAGTACAGTGAAAAACGTAAGATGGTATTTCATATTACTACTGGCAGCCAGGAATTTGA tAAACTTCTGGGTGGTGGGATTGAAAGCATGGCAATCACTGAGGCCTTTGGAG AGTTCCGGACAGGCAAAACACAGCTATCTCACACCCTTTGTG TGACAGCTCAGCTTCCTGGACCAAATGGCTACACAGGTGGAAAGATTATCTTCATTGATACTGAAAACACTTT CCGACCAGACCGTCTTCGTGACATTGCTGATCGCTTCAATGTTGACCACGATGCAGTACTTGACAACGTGCTGTACGCACGTGCATATACCA GTGAGCATCAGATGGAATTGCTTGACTATGTAGCAGCCAAGTTCCATGAGGAAGCTGGTATCTTCAAGCTATTG ATCATTGACTCCATAATGGCACTTTTCCGTGTGGATTTCAGTGGTCGTGGAGAGTTGGCTGAACGACAACAGAAACTAGCTCAGATGCTGTCAAGGCTCCAAAAAATATCAGAAG AATATAATGTGGCCGTGTTTGTGACCAACCAGATGACTGCTGATCCAGGAGCAACTATGAC CTTTCAGGCGGACCCAAAAAAGCCCATTGGGGGCCACATCCTTGCTCATGCTTCGACTACCAGGATTAGTctgaggaaagggagaggggagctgcGTATTGCAAAGATATACGACAG ccctgagATGCCTGAAAACGAAGCCACATTTGCAATAACCACTGGAGGGATTGGGGATGCCAAAGAATAG
- the DMC1 gene encoding meiotic recombination protein DMC1/LIM15 homolog isoform X1: protein MMKAMEDQVVQEEPGYQDDEESFFQDIDLLQKHGINVADIKKLKSVGICTIKGIQMTTRRALCNVKGLSEAKVDKIKEAANKLIEPGFLTAFEYSEKRKMVFHITTGSQEFDKLLGGGIESMAITEAFGEFRTGKTQLSHTLCVTAQLPGPNGYTGGKIIFIDTENTFRPDRLRDIADRFNVDHDAVLDNVLYARAYTSEHQMELLDYVAAKFHEEAGIFKLLIIDSIMALFRVDFSGRGELAERQQKLAQMLSRLQKISEEYNVAVFVTNQMTADPGATMTFQADPKKPIGGHILAHASTTRISLRKGRGELRIAKIYDSPEMPENEATFAITTGGIGDAKE from the exons ATGATGAAGGCCATGGAGGATCAAGTAGTCCAAGAAGAACCAGGATACCAGGATGATGAG gAATCCTTTTTTCAGGACATTGACCTGCTACAGAAGCACGGAATT AACGTAGCAGATATTAAAAAACTGAAGTCAGTTGGGATCTGCACTATCAAGGGAATCCAGATGACCACAAGACGGGCACTGTGCAATGTAAAAGGGCTTTCAGAAGCCAAAGTGGACAAGattaaagaagcagcaaacaagCTCATT GAACCAGGCTTCCTCACCGCCTTTGAGTACAGTGAAAAACGTAAGATGGTATTTCATATTACTACTGGCAGCCAGGAATTTGA tAAACTTCTGGGTGGTGGGATTGAAAGCATGGCAATCACTGAGGCCTTTGGAG AGTTCCGGACAGGCAAAACACAGCTATCTCACACCCTTTGTG TGACAGCTCAGCTTCCTGGACCAAATGGCTACACAGGTGGAAAGATTATCTTCATTGATACTGAAAACACTTT CCGACCAGACCGTCTTCGTGACATTGCTGATCGCTTCAATGTTGACCACGATGCAGTACTTGACAACGTGCTGTACGCACGTGCATATACCA GTGAGCATCAGATGGAATTGCTTGACTATGTAGCAGCCAAGTTCCATGAGGAAGCTGGTATCTTCAAGCTATTG ATCATTGACTCCATAATGGCACTTTTCCGTGTGGATTTCAGTGGTCGTGGAGAGTTGGCTGAACGACAACAGAAACTAGCTCAGATGCTGTCAAGGCTCCAAAAAATATCAGAAG AATATAATGTGGCCGTGTTTGTGACCAACCAGATGACTGCTGATCCAGGAGCAACTATGAC CTTTCAGGCGGACCCAAAAAAGCCCATTGGGGGCCACATCCTTGCTCATGCTTCGACTACCAGGATTAGTctgaggaaagggagaggggagctgcGTATTGCAAAGATATACGACAG ccctgagATGCCTGAAAACGAAGCCACATTTGCAATAACCACTGGAGGGATTGGGGATGCCAAAGAATAG
- the TOMM22 gene encoding mitochondrial import receptor subunit TOM22 homolog has protein sequence MAAAASLSPEELLPKGGAGKAEELEDELEEEEDDEELDETLAERLWGLTEMFPESVRSAAGATFDLSLTVAQKMYRFSRAALWIGTTSFMILVLPVVFETEKLQMEQQQQLQQRQILLGPNTGLSGGMPGALPPLSGKI, from the exons ATGGCGGCCGCTGCGTCCCTGTCTCCCGAGGAGCTGCTGCCCAAGGGCGGCGCGGGCAAGGCCGAGGAGCTGGAGGacgagctggaggaggaggaggatgacgaGGAG CTGGACGAGACGCTGGCGGAGCGGCTGTGGGGGCTGACGGAGATGTTCCCCGAGAGCGTCCGCTCGGCGGCCGGAGCCACCTTCGACCTGTCTCTGACGGTAGCGCAGAAGATGTACCG ATTCTCCAGGGCAGCTCTGTGGATTGGGACCACCTCCTTCATGATTCTGGTTCTTCCTGTTGTCTTCGAAACTGAAAAACTGCAGAtggagcaacagcagcagctgcagcagcgacAG ATCCTCCTCGGACCCAACACGGGGCTCTCGGGGGGAATGCCAGGGGCCCTGCCTCCGCTCTCTGGAAAGATCTAA
- the DMC1 gene encoding meiotic recombination protein DMC1/LIM15 homolog isoform X2, protein MMKAMEDQVVQEEPGYQDDEESFFQDIDLLQKHGIEPGFLTAFEYSEKRKMVFHITTGSQEFDKLLGGGIESMAITEAFGEFRTGKTQLSHTLCVTAQLPGPNGYTGGKIIFIDTENTFRPDRLRDIADRFNVDHDAVLDNVLYARAYTSEHQMELLDYVAAKFHEEAGIFKLLIIDSIMALFRVDFSGRGELAERQQKLAQMLSRLQKISEEYNVAVFVTNQMTADPGATMTFQADPKKPIGGHILAHASTTRISLRKGRGELRIAKIYDSPEMPENEATFAITTGGIGDAKE, encoded by the exons ATGATGAAGGCCATGGAGGATCAAGTAGTCCAAGAAGAACCAGGATACCAGGATGATGAG gAATCCTTTTTTCAGGACATTGACCTGCTACAGAAGCACGGAATT GAACCAGGCTTCCTCACCGCCTTTGAGTACAGTGAAAAACGTAAGATGGTATTTCATATTACTACTGGCAGCCAGGAATTTGA tAAACTTCTGGGTGGTGGGATTGAAAGCATGGCAATCACTGAGGCCTTTGGAG AGTTCCGGACAGGCAAAACACAGCTATCTCACACCCTTTGTG TGACAGCTCAGCTTCCTGGACCAAATGGCTACACAGGTGGAAAGATTATCTTCATTGATACTGAAAACACTTT CCGACCAGACCGTCTTCGTGACATTGCTGATCGCTTCAATGTTGACCACGATGCAGTACTTGACAACGTGCTGTACGCACGTGCATATACCA GTGAGCATCAGATGGAATTGCTTGACTATGTAGCAGCCAAGTTCCATGAGGAAGCTGGTATCTTCAAGCTATTG ATCATTGACTCCATAATGGCACTTTTCCGTGTGGATTTCAGTGGTCGTGGAGAGTTGGCTGAACGACAACAGAAACTAGCTCAGATGCTGTCAAGGCTCCAAAAAATATCAGAAG AATATAATGTGGCCGTGTTTGTGACCAACCAGATGACTGCTGATCCAGGAGCAACTATGAC CTTTCAGGCGGACCCAAAAAAGCCCATTGGGGGCCACATCCTTGCTCATGCTTCGACTACCAGGATTAGTctgaggaaagggagaggggagctgcGTATTGCAAAGATATACGACAG ccctgagATGCCTGAAAACGAAGCCACATTTGCAATAACCACTGGAGGGATTGGGGATGCCAAAGAATAG
- the CBY1 gene encoding protein chibby homolog 1, with amino-acid sequence MPLFGSTFSPKKTPPRKCASLSNLHLLDRSTREIELGLEYGIPTMNLAGQSLKFENGQWVAESGSFTGDRREMQRLRKRNQQLEEENNLLRLKVDILLDMLSETTAESHLMEKELEELKSHSRRRK; translated from the exons ATGCCGCTCTTCGGCAGCACCTTCAGCCCGAAGAAGACCCCCCCTAGGAAATGCGCCTCTCTCTCCAACCTGCATCTG ctggatAGATCGACCCGTGAGATTGAGCTGGGCCTGGAGTACGGCATCCCCACCATGAACCTCGCTGGCCAGAGCCTGAAGTTTGAAAACGGCCAGTGGGTGGCAG aatCAGGAAGCTTCACGGGGGATCGCAGGGAAATGCAGCGCTTGCGGAAACGAAACCAGCAGCTAGAGGAAGAAAACAACCTCCTTCGGCTGAAAGTGGACATTCTGCTGGACATG CTCTCCGAGACCACGGCCGAGTCCCACCTGatggagaaggagctggaggaactGAAGAGCCACAGCCGGAGGAGGAAGTGA